Proteins encoded together in one Monomorium pharaonis isolate MP-MQ-018 unplaced genomic scaffold, ASM1337386v2 scaffold_192, whole genome shotgun sequence window:
- the LOC105833739 gene encoding inositol polyphosphate 5-phosphatase E isoform X3, with the protein MEQNEGNSVSGVSNKVEVSPKSKQKKKSLCRMLMNKKTKVGCLESSYNRDGDSHRNSKLESSQYGSQTSTKLSLCCAMTERSRTPPQSLTVSRLSPTLSRTSVKSEIASINEDNRQTDVLVESSREEIHDANEQEMPTQAVEEATQVVRRSNVAVGREYQRPVTYVEGEYSSSGSLSPSISGQLRRRLLHRRSADNLIVNSPTNSLRHSSPDSIKSAPIHHKSRSTSHDALSKKRERFFCKTTGVSMDSLAKQSLLAAQVLNLIPTQKARERNFLHGRIAANSLLGPVELEKVLPNRELKIFIGTWNMNGQTPPKELNDFMLPSDIETVPDLLAIGTQESCSERHEWEAALQETVGPSHVLLTSSNLGTLYLAIFIRRDLIWFCSIPEEDSFSTRPGTAFRTKGAVAIALMIFGTSFLFVTAHLTAHQDKVKERVNDIKRIVRNLDLPKELPSRHKSKDVTQNFDCVFWCGDLNFRLAQPREEVIQWITNTCFPQQSPINMQQTCKDQLKNILNEGAVLRGFEEAPIMFPPTYKYDPGTQIFDSSSKQRTPAYTDRILFRGKGHARGYIRRVSHESSGMHKDGVIECLVYDSVPSICTSDHKPVWGVFKTTLRPGVDTIPLGAGLFNREVYLEGIRRRAAAMDDSLESSKVCSIQ; encoded by the exons ATGGAGCAGAACGAGGGTAACAGCGTCTCCGGCGTTTCGAACAAGGTGGAAGTTTCGCCTAAGTCGAAGCAAAAGAAAAAGTCCCTCTGCCGCATGCTCATGAACAAGAAGACCAAGGTCGGCTGCCTGGAGTCCTCGTACAACCGGGACGGCGATTCGCATAGGAACTCCAAGCTGGAAAGCTCGCAGTACGGATCACAGACCAGCACCAAGCTGTCCCTGTGCTGCGCCATGACTGAACGTAGCAGGACACCACCGCAGAGCCTGACGGTCAGCAGGCTCTCCCCGACATTGAGTCGCACCTCGGTCAAATCTGAGATAGCCTCCATCAACGAGGACAATCGTCAGACGGACGTGCTGGTCGAGTCCTCCAGGGAAGAGATACACGACGCAAACGAGCAGGAGATGCCCACCCAAGCGGTTGAGGAGGCTACTCAGGTAGTCAGAAGGAGTAATGTAGCAGTAGGCAGGGAGTACCAGCGACCTGTTACTTATGTAGAAG GTGAATACTCTTCCTCGGGATCGTTATCGCCGAGTATATCGGGACAATTACGCCGTAGATTACTTCATAGAAGATCTGCCGATAACTTGATCGTGAACTCACCTACAAACTCTTTGAGACATTCTAGTCCAGACTCTATTAAGAGTGCACCGATACATCATAAGTCACGTTCAACATCTCACGATGCTCTGTCCAAAAAGAGAGAACGtttcttttgtaaaacaaCAGGAGTGTCTATGGATAGCTTGGCAAAGCAATCATTACTTGCTGCACAAGTACTTAATCTAATTCCTACTCAAAAGGCACGGGAAAG GAATTTTCTTCACGGAAGAATTGCCGCCAATTCCTTACTTGGACCAGTGGAACTTGAGAAAGTATTGCCTAATCgagaattgaaaatttttattggtaCATGGAATATGAATGGCCAAACTCCGCCAAAGGAATTGAACGATTTTATGTTGCCATCCGACATAGAGACTGTTCCTGATTTGTTAGCTATAGGAACTCAGGAATCGTGTTCCGAACGACATGAGTGGGAAGCCGCTCTGCAAGAAACTGTCGGTCCTTCGCATGTGCTGCTAACTAGTAGTAACCTTGGTACGCTTTAccttgcaatatttataagacGAGATTTGATTTGGTTCTGCTCCATTCCGGAGGAAGACAGCTTTTCAACGAGACCTGGAACGGCGTTCCGAACAAAGGGCGCCGTAGCTATAGCTCTTATGATATTCGGCACCAGCTTTCTTTTTGTTACGGCTCATTTGACCGCGCATCAAGATAAGGTAAAAGAACGAGTTAATGATATAAAGAGAATCGTGAGGAATCTTGACCTTCCAAAAGAGTTACCTAGCAGGCACAAAAGTAAAG ATGTTACACAAAATTTCGATTGTGTGTTTTGGTGCGGTGATTTGAACTTCCGTCTAGCTCAACCAAGAGAGGAAGTGATTCAATGGATCACGAATACGTGCTTTCCACAACAATCACCGATAAACATGCAGCAAACATGCAAAGATCAGCTGAAAAATATCCTGAATGAGGGCGCAGTATTGCGCGGTTTCGAGGAAGCCCCGATCATGTTCCCTCCTACCTACAAATACGATCCAGGAACGCAGATTTTTGATTCCAGCAGCAAGCAACGTACTCCCGCGTATACCGACAGAATTCTCTTTAGGGGAAAAGGTCATGCCAGAGGATACATCAGGCGTGTTAGCCACGAGAGTTCCGGTATGCATAAGGACGGAGTTATAGAATGCTTGGTATACGATTCCGTTCCAAGTATATGCACCTCGGATCACAAGCCAGTCTGGGGAGTTTTTAAAACCACGCTGCGGCCAGGTGTCGATAC aattccGCTTGGCGCTGGGCTTTTCAATCGCGAGGTGTATTTGGAAGGTATTAGAAGGCGCGCGGCAGCGATGGACGATTCTCTTGAAAGTTCAAAAGTTTGTTCAATtcaataa
- the LOC105833739 gene encoding inositol polyphosphate 5-phosphatase E isoform X2, with amino-acid sequence MEQNEGNSVSGVSNKVEVSPKSKQKKKSLCRMLMNKKTKVGCLESSYNRDGDSHRNSKLESSQYGSQTSTKLSLCCAMTERSRTPPQSLTVSRLSPTLSRTSVKSEIASINEDNRQTDVLVESSREEIHDANEQEMPTQAVEEATQVVRRSNVAVGREYQRPVTYVEDSTEDSFEDSSEDENDLIESRKYFKDDYFTKGKYITYFFLEMERQFYNPTDVYSIIQYHDTACKKPEKEGEYSSSGSLSPSISGQLRRRLLHRRSADNLIVNSPTNSLRHSSPDSIKSAPIHHKSRSTSHDALSKKRERFFCKTTGVSMDSLAKQSLLAAQVLNLIPTQKARERNFLHGRIAANSLLGPVELEKVLPNRELKIFIGTWNMNGQTPPKELNDFMLPSDIETVPDLLAIGTQESCSERHEWEAALQETVGPSHVLLTSSNLGTLYLAIFIRRDLIWFCSIPEEDSFSTRPGTAFRTKGAVAIALMIFGTSFLFVTAHLTAHQDKVKERVNDIKRIVRNLDLPKELPSRHKSKDVTQNFDCVFWCGDLNFRLAQPREEVIQWITNTCFPQQSPINMQQTCKDQLKNILNEGAVLRGFEEAPIMFPPTYKYDPGTQIFDSSSKQRTPAYTDRILFRGKGHARGYIRRVSHESSGMHKDGVIECLVYDSVPSICTSDHKPVWGVFKTTLRPGVDTIPLGAGLFNREVYLEGIRRRAAAMDDSLESSKVCSIQ; translated from the exons ATGGAGCAGAACGAGGGTAACAGCGTCTCCGGCGTTTCGAACAAGGTGGAAGTTTCGCCTAAGTCGAAGCAAAAGAAAAAGTCCCTCTGCCGCATGCTCATGAACAAGAAGACCAAGGTCGGCTGCCTGGAGTCCTCGTACAACCGGGACGGCGATTCGCATAGGAACTCCAAGCTGGAAAGCTCGCAGTACGGATCACAGACCAGCACCAAGCTGTCCCTGTGCTGCGCCATGACTGAACGTAGCAGGACACCACCGCAGAGCCTGACGGTCAGCAGGCTCTCCCCGACATTGAGTCGCACCTCGGTCAAATCTGAGATAGCCTCCATCAACGAGGACAATCGTCAGACGGACGTGCTGGTCGAGTCCTCCAGGGAAGAGATACACGACGCAAACGAGCAGGAGATGCCCACCCAAGCGGTTGAGGAGGCTACTCAGGTAGTCAGAAGGAGTAATGTAGCAGTAGGCAGGGAGTACCAGCGACCTGTTACTTATGTAGAAG ACTCAACAGAAGACTCGTTTGAAGACTCTTCAGAAGATGAAAACGATCTAATCGAGTCGCGAAAATACTTTAAGGATGATTACTTTACAAAgggaaaatatattacttatttcttCCTGGAAATGGAACGGCAATTCTACAATCCTACAGATGTTTACAGTATAATTCAGTATCATGATACTGCTTGCAAAAAACCAGAGAAAGAAG GTGAATACTCTTCCTCGGGATCGTTATCGCCGAGTATATCGGGACAATTACGCCGTAGATTACTTCATAGAAGATCTGCCGATAACTTGATCGTGAACTCACCTACAAACTCTTTGAGACATTCTAGTCCAGACTCTATTAAGAGTGCACCGATACATCATAAGTCACGTTCAACATCTCACGATGCTCTGTCCAAAAAGAGAGAACGtttcttttgtaaaacaaCAGGAGTGTCTATGGATAGCTTGGCAAAGCAATCATTACTTGCTGCACAAGTACTTAATCTAATTCCTACTCAAAAGGCACGGGAAAG GAATTTTCTTCACGGAAGAATTGCCGCCAATTCCTTACTTGGACCAGTGGAACTTGAGAAAGTATTGCCTAATCgagaattgaaaatttttattggtaCATGGAATATGAATGGCCAAACTCCGCCAAAGGAATTGAACGATTTTATGTTGCCATCCGACATAGAGACTGTTCCTGATTTGTTAGCTATAGGAACTCAGGAATCGTGTTCCGAACGACATGAGTGGGAAGCCGCTCTGCAAGAAACTGTCGGTCCTTCGCATGTGCTGCTAACTAGTAGTAACCTTGGTACGCTTTAccttgcaatatttataagacGAGATTTGATTTGGTTCTGCTCCATTCCGGAGGAAGACAGCTTTTCAACGAGACCTGGAACGGCGTTCCGAACAAAGGGCGCCGTAGCTATAGCTCTTATGATATTCGGCACCAGCTTTCTTTTTGTTACGGCTCATTTGACCGCGCATCAAGATAAGGTAAAAGAACGAGTTAATGATATAAAGAGAATCGTGAGGAATCTTGACCTTCCAAAAGAGTTACCTAGCAGGCACAAAAGTAAAG ATGTTACACAAAATTTCGATTGTGTGTTTTGGTGCGGTGATTTGAACTTCCGTCTAGCTCAACCAAGAGAGGAAGTGATTCAATGGATCACGAATACGTGCTTTCCACAACAATCACCGATAAACATGCAGCAAACATGCAAAGATCAGCTGAAAAATATCCTGAATGAGGGCGCAGTATTGCGCGGTTTCGAGGAAGCCCCGATCATGTTCCCTCCTACCTACAAATACGATCCAGGAACGCAGATTTTTGATTCCAGCAGCAAGCAACGTACTCCCGCGTATACCGACAGAATTCTCTTTAGGGGAAAAGGTCATGCCAGAGGATACATCAGGCGTGTTAGCCACGAGAGTTCCGGTATGCATAAGGACGGAGTTATAGAATGCTTGGTATACGATTCCGTTCCAAGTATATGCACCTCGGATCACAAGCCAGTCTGGGGAGTTTTTAAAACCACGCTGCGGCCAGGTGTCGATAC aattccGCTTGGCGCTGGGCTTTTCAATCGCGAGGTGTATTTGGAAGGTATTAGAAGGCGCGCGGCAGCGATGGACGATTCTCTTGAAAGTTCAAAAGTTTGTTCAATtcaataa
- the LOC105833739 gene encoding inositol polyphosphate 5-phosphatase E isoform X1, translated as MSSPSKKRKKSLLNKLWSIFKAKDDEDFYNKQEKAFGSGQTELLESAPCSSDQQVAKVSSEICVAIPKNSLSRNEECTDNKNLSDMREECKNVVTVKSESSRFLIVGDNLSEKPHKYNSTKNAQVVRDTKLGSDRHMNTKIAFLKQNIGASSRSSLGDTEKMHHDNEMESHGPKIAILQTLNNASVTSDTSKFLVKETKAISQESSEDSDFSADSTEDSFEDSSEDENDLIESRKYFKDDYFTKGKYITYFFLEMERQFYNPTDVYSIIQYHDTACKKPEKEGEYSSSGSLSPSISGQLRRRLLHRRSADNLIVNSPTNSLRHSSPDSIKSAPIHHKSRSTSHDALSKKRERFFCKTTGVSMDSLAKQSLLAAQVLNLIPTQKARERNFLHGRIAANSLLGPVELEKVLPNRELKIFIGTWNMNGQTPPKELNDFMLPSDIETVPDLLAIGTQESCSERHEWEAALQETVGPSHVLLTSSNLGTLYLAIFIRRDLIWFCSIPEEDSFSTRPGTAFRTKGAVAIALMIFGTSFLFVTAHLTAHQDKVKERVNDIKRIVRNLDLPKELPSRHKSKDVTQNFDCVFWCGDLNFRLAQPREEVIQWITNTCFPQQSPINMQQTCKDQLKNILNEGAVLRGFEEAPIMFPPTYKYDPGTQIFDSSSKQRTPAYTDRILFRGKGHARGYIRRVSHESSGMHKDGVIECLVYDSVPSICTSDHKPVWGVFKTTLRPGVDTIPLGAGLFNREVYLEGIRRRAAAMDDSLESSKVCSIQ; from the exons ATGTCAAGTCCGAgcaagaaaaggaagaaaagttTGTTGAACAAGTTATGGTCCATATTTAAAGCGAAAGATGATGAGGATTTCTATAATAAGCAAGAGAAAGCGTTTGGTAGCGGGCAAACCGAACTTTTGGAAAGCGCACCTTGCAGTTCTGATCAACAGGTCGCAAAAGTTAGCAGTGAAATTTGTGTAGCAATTCCGAAAAATAGTTTGTCTCGAAATGAGGAGTGTACCGATAATAAGAATTTGTCAGATATGCGAGAGGAATGTAAGAATGTAGTTACTGTAAAAAGTGAAAGTTCCAGGTTTCTCATTGTAGGCGATAACCTGAGTGAAAAGCCTCATAAGTATAATAGTACGAAAAATGCACAGGTGGTGCGAGATACCAAATTAGGATCGGACAGACATATGAATACAAAAATTGCTTTTCTGAAGCAAAATATAGGCGCAAGTTCTCGGTCATCTCTGGGAGATACTGAGAAAATGCATCACGATAACGAAATGGAAAGTCACGGTCCCAAGATTGCAATATTACAAACCCTTAACAATGCTAGCGTTACAAGCGATACGAgcaaatttttagtaaaagaaACAAAGGCAATTTCCCAAGAGAGTAGTGAAGATAGTGACTTCTCTGCAGACTCAACAGAAGACTCGTTTGAAGACTCTTCAGAAGATGAAAACGATCTAATCGAGTCGCGAAAATACTTTAAGGATGATTACTTTACAAAgggaaaatatattacttatttcttCCTGGAAATGGAACGGCAATTCTACAATCCTACAGATGTTTACAGTATAATTCAGTATCATGATACTGCTTGCAAAAAACCAGAGAAAGAAG GTGAATACTCTTCCTCGGGATCGTTATCGCCGAGTATATCGGGACAATTACGCCGTAGATTACTTCATAGAAGATCTGCCGATAACTTGATCGTGAACTCACCTACAAACTCTTTGAGACATTCTAGTCCAGACTCTATTAAGAGTGCACCGATACATCATAAGTCACGTTCAACATCTCACGATGCTCTGTCCAAAAAGAGAGAACGtttcttttgtaaaacaaCAGGAGTGTCTATGGATAGCTTGGCAAAGCAATCATTACTTGCTGCACAAGTACTTAATCTAATTCCTACTCAAAAGGCACGGGAAAG GAATTTTCTTCACGGAAGAATTGCCGCCAATTCCTTACTTGGACCAGTGGAACTTGAGAAAGTATTGCCTAATCgagaattgaaaatttttattggtaCATGGAATATGAATGGCCAAACTCCGCCAAAGGAATTGAACGATTTTATGTTGCCATCCGACATAGAGACTGTTCCTGATTTGTTAGCTATAGGAACTCAGGAATCGTGTTCCGAACGACATGAGTGGGAAGCCGCTCTGCAAGAAACTGTCGGTCCTTCGCATGTGCTGCTAACTAGTAGTAACCTTGGTACGCTTTAccttgcaatatttataagacGAGATTTGATTTGGTTCTGCTCCATTCCGGAGGAAGACAGCTTTTCAACGAGACCTGGAACGGCGTTCCGAACAAAGGGCGCCGTAGCTATAGCTCTTATGATATTCGGCACCAGCTTTCTTTTTGTTACGGCTCATTTGACCGCGCATCAAGATAAGGTAAAAGAACGAGTTAATGATATAAAGAGAATCGTGAGGAATCTTGACCTTCCAAAAGAGTTACCTAGCAGGCACAAAAGTAAAG ATGTTACACAAAATTTCGATTGTGTGTTTTGGTGCGGTGATTTGAACTTCCGTCTAGCTCAACCAAGAGAGGAAGTGATTCAATGGATCACGAATACGTGCTTTCCACAACAATCACCGATAAACATGCAGCAAACATGCAAAGATCAGCTGAAAAATATCCTGAATGAGGGCGCAGTATTGCGCGGTTTCGAGGAAGCCCCGATCATGTTCCCTCCTACCTACAAATACGATCCAGGAACGCAGATTTTTGATTCCAGCAGCAAGCAACGTACTCCCGCGTATACCGACAGAATTCTCTTTAGGGGAAAAGGTCATGCCAGAGGATACATCAGGCGTGTTAGCCACGAGAGTTCCGGTATGCATAAGGACGGAGTTATAGAATGCTTGGTATACGATTCCGTTCCAAGTATATGCACCTCGGATCACAAGCCAGTCTGGGGAGTTTTTAAAACCACGCTGCGGCCAGGTGTCGATAC aattccGCTTGGCGCTGGGCTTTTCAATCGCGAGGTGTATTTGGAAGGTATTAGAAGGCGCGCGGCAGCGATGGACGATTCTCTTGAAAGTTCAAAAGTTTGTTCAATtcaataa